One stretch of Punica granatum isolate Tunisia-2019 chromosome 5, ASM765513v2, whole genome shotgun sequence DNA includes these proteins:
- the LOC116209196 gene encoding probable transcription repressor OFP9, which produces MRASRAPKKHKRLQQTGCRTLCCNCRFSVSSSEEAESSSSDRFASISSLAHAMVQERLDQMIREKQEGRHYSERRKHRAVEEEVSTNVGTTKFVVMVAMEKSSCNPRADFRDSMVEMITANKIEDPKDLRCLLNYYLTMNSDDYRGMILEVFHEVCTGLFLCCKCRYR; this is translated from the coding sequence ATGAGAGCTTCTAGGGCACCCAAGAAGCATAAGAGGCTTCAGCAGACTGGGTGCCGGACACTGTGTTGTAATTGCCGGTTCAGCGTGTCCTCGTCCGAGGAAGCTGAGAGCAGTAGCTCGGACCGCTTCGCATCAATCTCGAGCCTCGCCCACGCGATGGTACAAGAGAGGCTCGACCAGATGATAAGAGAGAAGCAAGAGGGGAGGCATTACTCTGAGAGGAGGAAGCATAGGGCAGTGGAGGAGGAAGTTAGTACTAATGTTGGTACCACTAAGTTCGTGGTTATGGTGGCAATGGAGAAGAGCTCTTGCAACCCGAGAGCGGACTTCAGGGACTCCATGGTTGAGATGATAACCGCAAACAAGATCGAGGACCCCAAGGACCTGAGGTGCCTCTTGAATTATTACCTCACTATGAATTCAGACGATTATCGGGGGATGATTCTTGAAGTGTTCCACGAAGTCTGTACAGGCTTGTTTCTTTGCTGTAAATGCCGTTACAGATGA